A genomic window from Flavobacterium johnsoniae includes:
- a CDS encoding conjugal transfer protein TraI, translating into MKTKIKAVTFLMCFFLVSMPARPAEKTAALPILEIVKAVTKKVIKAIDLGIQRLQNKTIWLQNAQKQIENTLSKLKLDEISDWTKKQRDLYKDYYDELQKVKSIITYYQRIKEISEKQTRLIAEYEKAWNLFKRDDHFKISELEYMEKVYDGILGESMKNIDQIFLIIESFTTQMSDLKRLEIINTAADQIDSNYNDLRLFNQQNVLLSLQRAKTDADVNKVKQFYGIP; encoded by the coding sequence ATGAAAACTAAAATTAAAGCTGTCACATTTTTAATGTGTTTCTTTTTAGTAAGCATGCCTGCAAGACCAGCAGAAAAGACAGCAGCCCTGCCGATATTGGAGATTGTAAAAGCAGTTACCAAGAAAGTAATAAAGGCAATTGATCTGGGGATCCAAAGGCTTCAGAATAAGACCATCTGGCTTCAGAATGCACAGAAGCAGATTGAAAACACGCTTTCAAAACTGAAACTCGATGAGATTTCGGACTGGACAAAAAAACAGCGTGATCTCTATAAGGATTATTACGACGAACTGCAGAAGGTGAAATCTATTATAACCTACTATCAGAGAATTAAAGAAATTTCAGAAAAACAGACCCGCCTGATTGCCGAATATGAAAAGGCCTGGAATCTTTTTAAAAGAGACGACCATTTCAAAATCTCTGAACTTGAATACATGGAAAAAGTGTATGACGGAATTCTTGGAGAAAGCATGAAAAATATCGACCAGATATTTTTAATCATAGAATCTTTCACCACGCAGATGAGCGATCTGAAAAGACTCGAAATTATAAATACAGCAGCAGATCAGATAGATTCAAATTACAATGATCTGAGACTTTTTAACCAACAGAATGTACTGCTCAGCCTCCAGAGAGCAAAAACAGATGCTGATGTAAATAAAGTGAAACAATTTTACGGAATTCCGTAA
- a CDS encoding TraG family conjugative transposon ATPase: protein MEKELGDVLPIMDVHHDCILSKQGDITVVFKADLPEIFTMSDQEYEAFHQSWIKAIKILPKFTVFHKQDWFLESSYKGDFDNEDSSFLTRSSERFFNERPFLDHSCYIMITKKPAGRKSSSSLFSNLIRNNLVPDETLNLQFLQDFIDSTGQFKRIMEDSGFIGLRRLRNDELKSQSRKTGLIEKYCFLSDNENSYIYNDLKFSDGMQIGDKHTQLFTLGDAADLPALCGSRINFDRYSTDKTKFSVGFASTLGQLLSCNHIYNQYIFIEDSQKTIQKLESKRLRLQSLSAYSRENMIARDATNDFLNEAIAQQRLPVKAHFNVLAWTSEKEELKDIKNKVSSALAQMDAAAKQETVGAPQIYWAGIPGNAADFPMNDAFDTFTEQAVCFLNMETGYRSSLSPCGIRLGDRLTGKPVHVDISDEPVKMGICTNRNKFVLGPSGSGKSFFTNHMVRSYYEQGTHIVLVDVGHSYKGLCDMVNGYYFTYDEKNPIRFNPFYIGEGDSLDTEKKESIKTLLLALWKKDDETFNRSEYVALSNALQLYFEKLHKDESIFPCFNTFYEFLRQEFVTILQGDNVKDKDFDVNNFLYVLRPYYSGGEFDYLLNATENLDLLKERFIVFELDNIKDHPILFPVVTIIIMEVFISKMRKLKGIRKMILIEEAWKAIAKEGMSEYIKYLFKTVRKFFGEAIVVTQEVEDIISSPVVKQAIINNSDCKILLDQSKYQNKFDQIQELLGLTDKEKALVLSVNKANDPSKKYKEVFISLGGMLSKVYKTEVSLEEYLAYTTEESEKVKMNLYAQKFGGDIKKGIAAMAQELRSRT from the coding sequence ATGGAAAAGGAGTTAGGTGATGTTTTACCGATAATGGACGTGCATCATGACTGCATTTTATCAAAGCAGGGAGATATTACAGTGGTTTTTAAGGCCGATCTGCCAGAAATTTTTACAATGTCGGACCAGGAATATGAGGCGTTTCACCAGTCATGGATAAAGGCGATAAAAATTCTGCCGAAGTTCACAGTTTTTCATAAGCAGGACTGGTTTTTAGAAAGCAGCTATAAAGGGGACTTTGATAATGAAGACAGCAGTTTTTTAACCAGAAGCAGTGAGAGATTTTTCAATGAAAGGCCATTTCTGGATCATTCCTGTTATATAATGATTACAAAGAAACCAGCAGGAAGAAAAAGTTCCAGTTCGTTATTTTCTAATCTTATAAGGAATAATCTTGTGCCTGACGAAACTCTCAATTTGCAGTTTCTCCAAGACTTCATTGACAGCACGGGACAGTTTAAAAGAATCATGGAAGACAGCGGGTTCATAGGGCTGAGAAGACTTCGAAATGATGAGTTGAAAAGCCAGAGCAGAAAAACAGGCCTTATTGAAAAGTATTGTTTTCTATCTGATAATGAAAATTCGTATATCTACAACGATCTCAAGTTCTCAGACGGGATGCAGATAGGGGACAAGCACACCCAGCTTTTTACGCTTGGAGATGCGGCCGATCTACCTGCTCTGTGCGGTTCAAGAATTAATTTTGACCGTTATTCAACCGATAAGACAAAGTTCAGCGTTGGATTTGCCTCAACACTGGGCCAGCTGCTGTCCTGCAATCACATATACAACCAGTATATTTTCATTGAAGATTCGCAGAAAACAATCCAGAAACTGGAGAGCAAAAGATTAAGGCTTCAGTCATTGTCTGCTTACAGCAGAGAAAATATGATTGCAAGGGACGCAACCAACGATTTTTTGAACGAAGCTATCGCGCAGCAGCGCCTGCCTGTGAAAGCGCATTTTAATGTTCTTGCATGGACATCTGAAAAAGAAGAACTCAAAGACATAAAAAACAAAGTGTCATCTGCGCTGGCGCAGATGGATGCAGCCGCCAAACAAGAGACAGTTGGAGCTCCGCAGATTTACTGGGCGGGGATTCCGGGAAATGCAGCAGATTTTCCGATGAATGATGCCTTTGACACTTTTACCGAGCAGGCTGTCTGTTTTCTGAATATGGAAACGGGTTACCGATCCTCTCTAAGCCCTTGCGGAATACGACTGGGAGACCGGCTGACGGGAAAGCCTGTTCACGTCGATATCAGTGATGAGCCGGTGAAAATGGGAATCTGCACCAACAGAAACAAGTTTGTCTTGGGGCCTTCTGGAAGCGGGAAATCCTTTTTTACCAATCATATGGTCAGAAGCTATTACGAACAGGGCACTCATATTGTTCTGGTGGATGTCGGGCACAGCTATAAAGGCTTATGCGATATGGTAAACGGCTATTATTTTACCTATGACGAAAAGAATCCTATCCGTTTCAATCCATTTTATATCGGGGAAGGAGACAGTCTTGATACCGAGAAAAAGGAAAGCATCAAAACGCTTTTGCTGGCTTTGTGGAAGAAAGATGATGAAACGTTTAACAGAAGCGAATATGTGGCTCTTTCCAATGCCCTGCAGCTGTATTTCGAAAAACTGCATAAGGATGAATCCATCTTTCCTTGTTTCAATACATTTTATGAGTTTCTAAGACAGGAGTTTGTAACAATTCTTCAGGGTGATAATGTAAAAGATAAGGATTTTGATGTGAATAACTTCCTTTATGTGCTTCGTCCTTATTACAGCGGAGGAGAGTTTGACTATCTGCTCAATGCTACTGAAAATCTGGATCTGCTAAAAGAGCGCTTTATTGTATTTGAACTGGACAACATCAAAGACCATCCGATTCTTTTTCCTGTAGTAACCATAATAATCATGGAGGTATTCATCAGCAAGATGAGAAAACTGAAAGGCATACGAAAAATGATTCTAATTGAAGAAGCATGGAAAGCCATTGCGAAGGAAGGAATGTCAGAATATATCAAGTATCTTTTTAAAACTGTGCGTAAGTTCTTCGGGGAGGCAATTGTCGTAACTCAAGAGGTGGAGGATATCATTTCATCGCCTGTAGTGAAGCAGGCAATCATCAACAACAGCGACTGCAAAATTCTGCTGGACCAGAGCAAGTACCAGAATAAGTTTGACCAGATTCAGGAACTGCTTGGGCTGACTGACAAGGAAAAAGCTTTGGTGCTTTCGGTGAACAAAGCAAATGATCCTTCCAAGAAATACAAGGAAGTTTTTATATCTCTTGGAGGAATGCTGTCCAAGGTTTATAAGACAGAAGTGTCTCTGGAGGAATATCTTGCCTACACTACAGAGGAAAGCGAGAAAGTAAAAATGAATTTGTACGCCCAGAAATTTGGAGGAGACATCAAAAAAGGAATTGCCGCTATGGCTCAGGAATTAAGAAGCAGAACTTAA
- a CDS encoding DNA cytosine methyltransferase: MKALNLYAGIGGNRKNWDDVSVTAVELDPALAALYSQNFPDDIVIVGDAHQYLLDHYKEFDFIWSSPPCQSHSSFRQNICVRFRGTPAVFPDMRLYQEILFLQHNAECLWAVENVKPYYTALIKPDAALQRHLFWSNFQIPELQIKTVIKIRHAQIPELEESLGFCLKGSNISNKRQVLRNCVDPNLGLHILNTARSLYMKNVKSKTRKNGKGVR, encoded by the coding sequence ATGAAGGCCTTAAACTTATATGCCGGAATTGGCGGAAACAGAAAAAACTGGGATGACGTATCGGTTACTGCAGTTGAGCTGGATCCTGCACTGGCAGCATTGTACTCGCAGAACTTTCCAGATGATATAGTGATTGTAGGTGATGCACACCAGTATCTTTTGGATCATTACAAAGAATTTGATTTTATCTGGTCATCACCGCCCTGCCAGTCACATTCCTCTTTCCGGCAGAATATCTGCGTGAGATTCCGAGGCACTCCTGCTGTATTTCCCGATATGAGGCTGTATCAGGAAATTTTATTTCTGCAGCATAATGCCGAGTGTTTATGGGCCGTTGAAAATGTCAAGCCTTATTACACTGCGCTTATCAAACCTGATGCTGCTCTGCAGCGTCATCTTTTCTGGTCCAATTTTCAGATTCCAGAATTACAAATAAAAACAGTGATTAAAATACGTCACGCACAGATTCCTGAACTTGAAGAGTCGTTAGGTTTCTGCTTAAAGGGATCCAATATTTCAAATAAAAGGCAGGTGCTTCGCAACTGTGTGGACCCAAATCTTGGGCTCCATATTTTAAATACCGCCAGAAGTCTCTATATGAAAAATGTGAAGAGTAAAACTAGAAAAAATGGAAAAGGAGTTAGGTGA
- a CDS encoding DUF4133 domain-containing protein — protein sequence MSSVYQINKGINQSIEFKGLKAQYIWYLGGGVVGLMIVFAVLFIVGIPSLVCVALIGTAGTVMVIKIYKMSGQYGEFGMMKALAARQIPKCVKVRSRAVFIK from the coding sequence ATGAGCAGTGTTTATCAGATTAACAAAGGAATCAATCAGTCAATTGAATTTAAAGGCCTGAAAGCTCAGTATATATGGTATCTGGGAGGAGGTGTCGTGGGACTGATGATTGTTTTTGCAGTGCTTTTCATAGTCGGTATTCCCTCTCTTGTCTGTGTGGCTTTAATTGGTACGGCAGGTACTGTGATGGTGATTAAGATCTATAAAATGAGCGGGCAGTATGGTGAATTCGGCATGATGAAAGCTTTAGCTGCAAGGCAGATTCCTAAATGTGTTAAGGTGCGCAGCAGGGCAGTTTTTATTAAGTGA
- a CDS encoding DUF4134 domain-containing protein yields the protein MLNDGIKLKCFFKTNKLLVSTILLLLVINGNAYAQDGIAGINEANQKVRSYFDAGTELMYAVGAILGLIGAVKVYQKWNAGDPDTGKVAAAWFGSCVFLVVVATVIKSFFGV from the coding sequence ATGTTGAACGATGGAATAAAGTTAAAGTGTTTTTTTAAAACAAACAAGTTATTAGTAAGCACTATTCTTCTGCTTTTAGTAATTAATGGAAATGCTTATGCCCAAGATGGTATTGCCGGAATCAATGAGGCCAACCAAAAGGTGAGAAGCTATTTTGATGCTGGTACTGAGCTAATGTATGCAGTAGGAGCAATACTGGGACTCATAGGAGCGGTGAAAGTATATCAGAAGTGGAATGCAGGAGATCCTGACACAGGTAAAGTGGCAGCAGCATGGTTTGGCAGCTGCGTGTTTCTGGTAGTGGTTGCCACTGTGATCAAATCTTTCTTTGGAGTCTAA
- a CDS encoding helix-turn-helix domain-containing protein: MLKNLINTKLQNLPIDGFDIHLIKKYEKVTNSVDEFKSENLAFLLIRSGGFKLKLEDVIQDLSARDLIIIPKDSDCNILEIHDKLQIYLVTFSSEFTVKNCLKKELIDSFYFFIRKETMKASLNENEYSVLSLIYRLVYYVNVNAHREGYESELHRISLNLFLYELKVIYTKYVGNSMPKFTRKENIVMEFLTILSIHYKKQHHVQFYAGALFITPIYLNRVVKEITAKSVKILIIEALISEAKILLEDGQLSLVEISEELGFESLSIFRIFFKKYTSLSPSDYRSNSFEKFKGS; encoded by the coding sequence ATGTTAAAGAATTTAATCAACACGAAACTGCAAAACCTTCCTATTGACGGATTCGATATTCACCTTATTAAAAAATATGAAAAAGTCACTAATAGTGTAGATGAATTTAAGTCTGAAAATTTAGCCTTTTTGCTAATAAGATCAGGAGGATTTAAATTAAAACTTGAAGACGTTATTCAAGATTTGTCGGCACGCGATTTAATTATAATTCCTAAAGACTCAGATTGTAATATTCTTGAAATTCACGATAAACTGCAGATTTATCTAGTTACATTCTCTTCAGAGTTTACGGTTAAAAACTGTCTCAAAAAAGAGCTAATCGACTCGTTTTACTTTTTTATAAGGAAAGAAACAATGAAAGCATCACTGAATGAAAACGAATATTCAGTTTTGTCTCTTATTTATAGGCTTGTATATTATGTAAATGTGAATGCACATAGAGAGGGATATGAAAGTGAGCTACACCGTATAAGTTTAAATTTATTCCTTTATGAACTTAAAGTTATTTATACGAAGTATGTTGGGAATTCGATGCCTAAGTTCACTAGAAAGGAAAATATTGTTATGGAGTTTTTGACAATATTGTCAATTCACTATAAAAAACAGCATCACGTTCAATTTTATGCAGGAGCTCTTTTTATCACTCCAATTTATTTAAACAGAGTGGTAAAAGAAATTACCGCCAAAAGCGTCAAAATATTAATTATAGAGGCACTTATAAGCGAGGCTAAGATTCTTCTGGAAGATGGTCAGCTGAGTTTGGTAGAAATATCAGAAGAACTGGGATTCGAAAGTCTGTCAATTTTTAGGATATTTTTTAAAAAGTACACTTCTTTATCGCCTTCTGATTATCGATCTAATTCTTTTGAAAAATTCAAAGGCAGCTAG
- a CDS encoding AraC family transcriptional regulator, giving the protein MRQNLIFVMLFCVFYSEFGFAQKRELKSTDSLKYKTYTYLDDQLYKYREDSSKASVYLFSYLHKAKREKNWKQIIYAYQNILHHSPEKLRLIYADSMIYSAKRSADNTLLGSSYLSKGIVYYGRKDYENAFQYYIKANSYISGSDDKYLINKVKYHMAQIKYYLGFYDEAISLFNDCLIYFKIENTTAYLNTLHSIGVCYNRIGNYGLCSNINRKGIREGKSMGIPDMEIYFIHSDGINEYFKKNYHLAVSKIESVIGKVKDNRDFANETVGYFYIGKSFWAVKNKERALPYLVKVDSVFQDKNYIRPDLREAYELLISYYKNKKDLNKQLYYIDQLLRADTILNNTYKYLVTKIHKSYDTKELIIEKEKIQTENKQIHKELAKEKHYDLIFAGVILVLFTVSFYLNYRHQKNKKFYKKKFDELILELNTKPQDTKESTKEKGVILDIPFETITSILNALQNFEDSKKFLGKDLRLNLVASMLHTNSKYLYKVISHYKGKRFVEYINDLKIDYIIELLKNDRMARKYTNSALAEMAGFSSTQQFALAFRQKTQMPVNFFIEQISK; this is encoded by the coding sequence ATGAGACAAAATTTAATATTTGTAATGCTGTTTTGTGTTTTTTATTCTGAATTCGGTTTTGCACAGAAAAGAGAATTAAAATCAACTGATTCATTAAAATATAAAACTTATACTTACCTTGACGATCAATTGTATAAGTATCGAGAAGACAGTTCGAAAGCGTCTGTATATCTCTTCAGTTATCTACATAAAGCTAAAAGAGAAAAAAACTGGAAACAGATAATTTATGCATACCAAAATATTCTTCATCATTCTCCTGAAAAATTGCGCCTAATCTACGCAGATAGCATGATTTACAGTGCTAAAAGATCAGCTGACAATACTCTCCTTGGTTCATCATATCTCTCAAAAGGAATAGTGTATTATGGTCGTAAAGATTATGAGAATGCTTTCCAGTATTACATTAAGGCAAATAGCTATATTTCTGGTTCAGATGATAAATATCTTATCAATAAGGTAAAATATCATATGGCTCAAATCAAATACTATCTTGGGTTTTATGACGAAGCCATTTCATTATTTAATGATTGCTTAATCTACTTCAAAATTGAAAATACCACAGCTTATCTCAACACACTTCATTCAATTGGAGTGTGCTACAACAGAATTGGAAATTACGGACTGTGTTCTAATATTAATAGAAAGGGTATTAGGGAAGGCAAATCTATGGGAATTCCTGACATGGAGATCTATTTTATTCATTCGGATGGAATTAATGAATATTTCAAAAAGAATTATCATCTAGCAGTGTCAAAGATAGAATCAGTAATTGGAAAAGTAAAAGACAATAGAGATTTTGCTAATGAAACAGTAGGATACTTTTATATCGGTAAGAGCTTTTGGGCAGTAAAAAATAAAGAGAGAGCCCTTCCCTATTTAGTAAAAGTTGATTCGGTTTTTCAAGACAAAAACTATATAAGACCTGATCTTCGTGAGGCATACGAGCTTTTAATTAGTTATTACAAAAATAAAAAAGATCTCAATAAGCAATTGTACTACATCGACCAGCTACTCCGCGCAGATACAATATTAAATAATACGTACAAATATCTTGTGACTAAAATACATAAGAGCTATGATACCAAAGAACTAATAATTGAGAAAGAAAAAATTCAAACTGAAAATAAGCAGATTCATAAAGAACTTGCAAAGGAAAAGCATTATGACTTAATTTTTGCGGGAGTTATATTGGTACTTTTTACTGTATCTTTTTATCTTAACTACAGGCATCAAAAGAATAAAAAGTTTTATAAAAAGAAATTTGATGAACTTATACTTGAATTAAACACCAAACCTCAAGATACAAAAGAATCGACAAAAGAGAAAGGAGTAATACTTGATATACCCTTCGAGACGATTACTTCTATTTTAAATGCATTACAGAATTTTGAAGATTCTAAAAAGTTTCTAGGAAAAGATCTTCGCCTCAATTTGGTCGCTTCAATGCTACATACCAACTCAAAATATCTCTACAAAGTAATTTCACATTACAAAGGAAAACGTTTCGTAGAATATATTAATGACCTAAAAATAGATTATATAATAG